Proteins encoded by one window of Desulfurispira natronophila:
- the secD gene encoding protein translocase subunit SecD, protein MSGKLIAKICLIVAVIGFCAYLATPLDEKINLGLDLQGGMHLALDVDIEQALERKVDAMVNAVRMEARDRDLVIGEVRREGYQVSINVPYEQEEQAVRDLMRSRYRQLQLQDERPEYLLYGFSEADMEESRELAVGQALETIRNRIDQFGVSEPTVQKQGERRIIIELPGVDDIDRAVELIGRTAMLEFRLLNPDVSTRDAEDGFLPHDSELLYQLETHPETGEVVRRNPYVVFTDAVLTGDRLLDARVRFDPQYNNPYVSITLDGEGARIFSDVTGRNVGQRLAIVLDGEIYSAPRINERIPSGQASISGNFTMEEATDLSIVLRSGSLPAPVDIVENRTVGPSLGQDSIERGMLSIAIGMALVLVFMVIYYRLSGLLANTALVLNLVILMGMLAYFGATLTLPGIAGIILTIGIAVDANVLIFERIREELRRGNSPRIAIQEGYAKAFSTILDANITTLIVAVILFQFGSGPIKGFAVTLSIGILASMFTAILFTRTVYELIMSAKPVRKISI, encoded by the coding sequence ATGAGCGGCAAGCTAATTGCTAAGATTTGTCTTATTGTCGCCGTTATCGGCTTCTGCGCTTATTTGGCTACCCCCCTGGATGAAAAGATCAATCTGGGGCTGGACTTGCAAGGTGGCATGCACCTGGCGCTGGATGTTGATATTGAGCAGGCCCTGGAACGCAAAGTGGATGCCATGGTCAATGCGGTGCGGATGGAGGCCCGTGATCGGGATCTGGTCATTGGCGAAGTGCGCCGCGAAGGCTATCAGGTATCCATTAATGTTCCCTACGAGCAGGAAGAGCAGGCGGTGCGTGATCTTATGCGCAGCCGCTATAGGCAATTGCAGCTGCAAGATGAGCGGCCTGAATATTTGCTGTACGGCTTTAGTGAAGCCGATATGGAAGAGTCGCGGGAGCTGGCGGTAGGACAGGCGCTGGAAACGATCCGCAACCGCATCGACCAGTTTGGTGTCAGCGAACCCACGGTACAGAAGCAGGGTGAGCGGCGCATCATTATTGAGCTACCAGGTGTGGACGATATCGACCGGGCGGTGGAGCTGATTGGCCGTACTGCCATGCTGGAGTTTCGCCTGCTTAACCCCGATGTATCTACTCGCGACGCTGAAGATGGCTTTTTGCCCCACGATTCAGAGCTTCTTTATCAGTTGGAGACCCATCCAGAAACCGGTGAGGTGGTGCGGCGTAACCCCTATGTGGTTTTCACCGATGCGGTTCTCACCGGCGATCGGCTGCTGGATGCCCGGGTGCGTTTCGATCCACAGTACAATAATCCCTATGTTTCCATTACTCTGGATGGCGAGGGAGCTCGGATTTTTTCAGATGTCACTGGCCGCAATGTAGGGCAGCGTCTGGCAATTGTGCTGGATGGCGAGATCTACTCCGCGCCGCGCATCAATGAGCGTATTCCTTCGGGACAGGCTTCTATCAGTGGTAACTTTACCATGGAGGAGGCCACCGACCTGAGTATTGTGCTGCGCTCCGGCAGTCTGCCTGCGCCGGTGGATATTGTTGAAAACCGCACGGTGGGACCGAGCCTGGGGCAGGACTCTATTGAGCGGGGCATGCTCTCCATTGCCATTGGCATGGCACTGGTACTGGTCTTTATGGTTATCTACTATCGTCTTTCCGGTTTGCTGGCTAATACGGCCCTGGTGCTGAACCTGGTGATCCTCATGGGGATGCTGGCCTACTTCGGGGCCACTCTGACCCTGCCGGGGATTGCAGGGATTATTCTCACCATCGGTATAGCGGTGGATGCCAATGTGTTGATTTTTGAACGTATCCGCGAGGAGCTGCGCCGGGGCAACAGCCCCCGTATAGCCATTCAGGAGGGTTACGCCAAGGCTTTCAGCACGATCCTCGACGCCAATATCACCACGCTAATTGTGGCGGTGATTCTCTTCCAGTTCGGCTCCGGGCCGATCAAGGGTTTTGCCGTAACACTGAGTATCGGGATTCTGGCCAGTATGTTTACCGCCATTTTGTTCACCCGCACGGTCTACGAGCTTATCATGAGCGCGAAACCGGTGCGTAAGATCAGTATATAG
- the cas6 gene encoding CRISPR system precrRNA processing endoribonuclease RAMP protein Cas6 — protein MHTVLIATNLVANETCTLPRFKHSTLRGALGHGLRRTICIKRKGECATCSLLKHCPYTTIFDNTVTQHEQIPLVCYSGDTRTQYEPGEAIPLQITLMGPAMQHCAYVLLALQEMATQGLGKERHKFSLSDNPPQPLTSELYSTPFSPGTYRLHLLSPLRSKTGSRLTADLAIPKVLQLAQRRLQGLQEYHQQPSPQFLTSLPEAQEISRNLQWLDIGRYSNRQATKMKLGGFVGTMEFSDPTGAAATMLSAAAKIHIGKQTTFGYGKIELEGI, from the coding sequence ATGCATACTGTCTTAATTGCAACTAATTTAGTGGCCAATGAAACATGCACACTTCCCAGGTTTAAGCATTCCACACTTCGCGGTGCCCTTGGTCATGGATTGCGCCGCACCATCTGTATCAAACGAAAAGGAGAGTGTGCCACGTGCTCACTCCTTAAGCATTGCCCGTACACCACTATTTTTGACAACACCGTAACCCAGCACGAGCAAATTCCCCTTGTCTGCTACAGTGGTGACACTCGCACCCAGTATGAGCCCGGCGAAGCCATTCCGCTACAAATCACACTCATGGGGCCAGCCATGCAGCACTGCGCCTATGTACTTCTGGCCCTGCAGGAAATGGCAACCCAGGGACTTGGGAAAGAACGCCACAAGTTCAGCCTGAGTGATAACCCACCCCAGCCCCTGACCAGCGAACTTTACTCCACCCCCTTCTCTCCCGGGACCTACCGCCTGCACCTGCTTAGCCCACTGCGTAGTAAAACCGGCAGCAGGCTGACAGCAGATCTTGCCATCCCCAAAGTTCTTCAACTTGCCCAACGGCGCTTGCAGGGACTACAGGAGTACCACCAGCAACCATCTCCACAATTTTTGACCAGTTTACCAGAGGCGCAGGAAATTTCCCGAAACCTCCAATGGTTGGATATTGGGCGATACTCAAATCGGCAAGCCACGAAAATGAAGCTGGGTGGATTCGTTGGCACCATGGAATTTAGCGACCCAACAGGCGCAGCCGCCACCATGCTCAGCGCTGCAGCAAAAATACATATTGGAAAACAGACCACATTCGGATACGGGAAAATTGAACTGGAGGGAATATGA
- a CDS encoding winged helix-turn-helix domain-containing protein, protein MAGNQQEYYRLLGEADRSADCSGFIHFLLGAVKQALEEAIASQTPDVSVEMSVQLSVETQQMILQVLSKQPSLSLAKVAPLVGKSVRTVERVAARLQKEGKLEHVEPRKGGHWVAKE, encoded by the coding sequence GTGGCAGGCAACCAGCAGGAATACTACCGGCTCCTTGGTGAAGCCGACAGGAGTGCTGATTGCAGCGGATTTATTCACTTTCTCCTTGGTGCCGTCAAACAGGCCCTGGAAGAAGCTATTGCCAGCCAAACTCCCGATGTGTCGGTAGAAATGTCGGTGCAATTGTCGGTAGAAACCCAGCAAATGATCCTGCAAGTTCTATCAAAGCAGCCCAGCCTGAGCCTGGCCAAAGTTGCCCCGCTGGTGGGAAAAAGCGTACGCACCGTTGAACGTGTCGCTGCCCGCCTGCAAAAGGAAGGGAAACTTGAACATGTAGAGCCTCGCAAGGGTGGCCACTGGGTTGCCAAGGAGTAA
- the secF gene encoding protein translocase subunit SecF, whose product MRLRFHYIPFMRLRKYALIVSAVVLAISIISLGVRGLNFGIDFTGGALIQVEFHEVPAIEEIRSYLSEAGYGESTIQHFGSDRDILIRAPLDTDESDQAMAVISEIRQVLHSAYGDNLDIHRVETVGPRVGSELREQGMYAVLYALLAIVMYVWWRFELNFGIAAIIALVHDVIITLGIFSLAGETFSLPVLAAILTVIGYSLNDTIVVFDRVRENLYVPEGGEKRPIMEIVNTSITQTLSRTIITSGTTLAVVLVLFLFGGEVINGFAFALLVGVIVGTYSSIFVGSLLLVYWQPKYIEPHLKKLEQKEEEVV is encoded by the coding sequence ATGCGACTTCGTTTTCACTATATCCCGTTCATGCGTCTGCGCAAATATGCTCTGATCGTCTCGGCGGTAGTTCTTGCCATCTCGATAATATCACTGGGAGTAAGAGGCCTGAACTTCGGCATCGACTTTACCGGTGGCGCCCTGATTCAGGTGGAGTTCCACGAGGTTCCGGCCATTGAGGAAATTCGCAGCTACCTCTCCGAGGCAGGCTACGGTGAGAGTACGATCCAGCACTTTGGCTCGGATCGGGATATCCTTATACGGGCCCCACTGGATACCGACGAGAGCGATCAGGCCATGGCGGTGATTTCGGAAATCCGCCAGGTGCTTCACAGCGCCTATGGCGATAATTTGGACATTCACCGAGTTGAAACCGTGGGGCCTCGCGTCGGCAGCGAGCTGCGTGAGCAGGGTATGTACGCGGTGCTTTACGCTTTGCTGGCCATTGTCATGTACGTGTGGTGGCGATTTGAGCTGAACTTTGGCATTGCCGCCATTATCGCCCTGGTGCACGATGTTATCATTACCCTGGGGATTTTCAGCCTGGCGGGGGAGACCTTTTCGCTGCCGGTATTGGCGGCGATTCTCACGGTTATCGGGTACTCGCTGAACGATACCATTGTTGTTTTTGACCGGGTGCGGGAGAATCTCTATGTGCCTGAAGGGGGCGAAAAGCGCCCTATCATGGAGATTGTCAACACCTCCATCACCCAGACCCTTTCCCGTACCATTATAACCAGTGGTACCACTCTGGCAGTGGTGCTGGTGCTGTTTCTCTTTGGCGGTGAAGTCATTAATGGCTTTGCCTTTGCCCTGCTGGTAGGGGTCATTGTGGGGACCTACTCCTCAATCTTTGTGGGCTCCTTGCTGCTGGTTTACTGGCAGCCCAAGTACATTGAA
- a CDS encoding DUF6691 family protein, giving the protein MTLFYGLITGIIFGALLQQAQVLRFEKQVGAMRLIDMTIVKFMLSTIIVGSVGIYLLSDLGVVSFDPRPLSLGLQVIGGLLFGIGWALIGYCPGTSLGALGEGRYHVIWPISGMLIGGLVFAFLYPLTQEYIRPIGNFGSISLPDLLGVSHWLVIVALAVGAFFLFRFFEKNNL; this is encoded by the coding sequence ATGACACTTTTCTACGGTTTAATTACCGGAATAATCTTCGGAGCTTTGCTCCAGCAGGCGCAAGTGCTGCGCTTTGAAAAGCAGGTAGGAGCCATGCGGCTCATAGATATGACCATTGTCAAATTCATGCTGAGCACTATAATTGTTGGTTCTGTTGGTATTTATCTGCTCAGTGATCTGGGTGTGGTCAGCTTTGATCCACGACCTCTGAGCCTTGGACTTCAAGTTATCGGCGGCTTGCTTTTTGGCATCGGCTGGGCGCTCATCGGCTATTGCCCTGGGACCAGTCTGGGCGCTTTGGGCGAAGGCCGCTACCACGTTATCTGGCCTATATCGGGAATGCTGATAGGCGGGCTTGTTTTTGCTTTCCTCTATCCGCTGACTCAGGAGTACATTCGCCCAATTGGTAACTTTGGGTCAATTTCACTGCCTGATCTACTGGGTGTGAGCCACTGGCTGGTTATTGTTGCTTTGGCAGTGGGAGCCTTTTTTCTCTTTCGCTTTTTTGAGAAGAACAACCTTTAA
- the aat gene encoding leucyl/phenylalanyl-tRNA--protein transferase has protein sequence MNYLRILPTNILSWGQWRCRLIVTIATNLESSVLLVNDQPPVYYLQPEDDMIFPNPACAGVDEPIAVGGDLSPKRLLAAYRSGIFPWFSEGGLVFWYSPDPRLVLFPAQLYTSRSLRKFMRNCGWHVRFDRNFEQVITCCARVQREHDDHKTWISRDFIEAYTHMHRLGYGHSVEVLDSDGEMIGGLYGLSLGRTFFGESMFSLRSNASKVALQALATVAQNWHFDFIDCQVPSEHLLSLGAQKMNRNEFLHRLETALEAGDRVGRWDIEINVANLA, from the coding sequence GTGAACTACCTGCGGATATTGCCGACCAATATCTTGTCATGGGGCCAGTGGCGTTGTAGACTGATCGTTACCATCGCCACTAATCTGGAGAGTTCTGTGCTTCTCGTCAACGACCAGCCACCAGTTTACTACCTGCAACCAGAGGATGACATGATCTTCCCCAACCCCGCCTGCGCCGGAGTGGACGAACCTATTGCCGTAGGTGGAGATCTCTCACCCAAGCGACTGCTGGCAGCATACCGCAGTGGCATTTTCCCCTGGTTCAGTGAAGGGGGACTGGTCTTCTGGTATTCGCCCGACCCACGCCTGGTACTCTTCCCAGCACAGCTCTACACCTCCCGCTCTTTGCGGAAATTTATGCGCAACTGCGGCTGGCATGTTCGCTTCGACAGAAATTTTGAGCAGGTCATTACCTGCTGCGCCCGCGTACAACGGGAGCACGATGATCACAAAACCTGGATCAGCAGGGACTTTATCGAGGCCTACACCCACATGCATCGCCTGGGCTATGGTCACAGCGTAGAAGTACTTGACAGTGACGGTGAGATGATTGGGGGACTTTACGGACTGAGCCTGGGACGAACCTTTTTCGGCGAATCCATGTTCAGCCTGCGCTCCAACGCCTCCAAAGTAGCGCTGCAAGCCTTAGCCACCGTTGCGCAAAACTGGCACTTCGACTTTATCGACTGCCAGGTGCCATCGGAGCACCTGTTGAGCCTGGGGGCACAGAAAATGAATCGAAACGAGTTCCTCCACCGCCTGGAAACAGCCCTGGAAGCCGGCGATCGAGTTGGCCGCTGGGATATTGAAATCAATGTCGCCAATCTGGCGTAA
- a CDS encoding P-II family nitrogen regulator: MKKIEAIIKPFKLDDVKEKLETIGIQGITVSEVKGLGRQKGHTELYRGAEYVIDFLPKVKIELIVADSAVDDAINVIMETARTGRIGDGKIFVLPVEKVVRIRTGETDEEAI, from the coding sequence ATGAAAAAAATAGAAGCCATCATCAAGCCATTCAAGCTCGACGATGTAAAAGAGAAACTCGAAACCATCGGCATTCAAGGTATCACCGTCAGCGAAGTTAAAGGACTTGGTCGCCAAAAAGGCCACACCGAGCTTTACCGTGGCGCTGAATACGTCATCGACTTCCTGCCTAAAGTAAAGATCGAACTTATTGTTGCCGACAGTGCGGTTGACGATGCCATCAATGTCATTATGGAAACCGCCCGCACCGGCCGCATCGGTGACGGCAAAATCTTTGTCCTTCCCGTAGAAAAAGTGGTGCGCATCCGCACCGGCGAGACTGACGAAGAAGCTATATAA
- a CDS encoding ComEA family DNA-binding protein has translation MIQKALTVTFLILLLTTLALAKVNINTASQDELETLQGIGTERAAAIIEYREQYGNFENPADLTNVSGIGPATFRNNQDRIVTD, from the coding sequence ATGATCCAGAAAGCATTAACTGTCACATTCCTGATCCTGCTCCTGACCACCCTTGCCCTGGCCAAAGTCAACATCAACACCGCCAGTCAGGACGAATTGGAAACCCTGCAGGGAATTGGCACAGAACGAGCTGCCGCGATTATCGAATATCGCGAACAGTACGGCAACTTTGAAAACCCCGCTGACCTCACCAACGTCTCCGGCATCGGCCCCGCCACCTTTCGCAACAACCAGGATCGCATTGTTACCGACTGA
- the tgt gene encoding tRNA guanosine(34) transglycosylase Tgt — MSDALQFHLEHTCGQARAGMITTRRGSIPTPVFMPVGTQATVKALSPLELEEAGASIILGNTYHLYLRPGHELIRRFGGLHRFMAWDRPILTDSGGFQVFSLGDLRTISEEGVEFRSHLDGSRHFIGPEQAMDIQEALGSDIMMAFDECPPSTADYQYVQRSLQLTTRWAERCLQAWRQRDRQALFGIIQGGLYQDLRLQSLTQLMELDFPGYAIGGLSVGEPPCQMYEVIENLAPHMPADRPRYLMGVGTPVDLVEAVARGVDMFDCVMPTRNARNGTLFTSTGKLNIKNARYADDHEPVDARCECYTCRTFSRGYLRHLYRTGEILGLRLNSLHNIHYYINLMQQIRGAILENRFDVLRDSVLDIYK; from the coding sequence ATGAGCGACGCTTTGCAATTTCATCTGGAGCATACCTGCGGTCAGGCTCGAGCTGGCATGATTACTACCCGGCGGGGCTCCATACCTACTCCAGTTTTTATGCCGGTGGGGACCCAGGCTACGGTAAAGGCTCTGTCTCCCCTGGAGCTGGAAGAGGCCGGTGCTTCAATTATTTTGGGCAATACGTATCATCTGTATTTGCGGCCTGGTCACGAGCTGATTCGCCGTTTTGGCGGTCTGCATCGCTTTATGGCGTGGGATCGCCCCATTCTTACTGATAGCGGTGGTTTTCAGGTTTTTAGTCTGGGGGACCTGCGCACGATTAGCGAGGAGGGGGTGGAGTTTCGCAGTCATCTGGATGGCAGTCGTCACTTTATTGGTCCAGAGCAGGCCATGGATATTCAGGAGGCTTTAGGTTCCGATATCATGATGGCCTTTGATGAGTGCCCGCCAAGTACTGCTGACTATCAGTATGTGCAGCGCAGTCTGCAGCTGACCACTCGTTGGGCAGAGCGCTGTTTGCAGGCGTGGCGCCAGCGGGATCGGCAGGCTCTCTTTGGGATCATTCAAGGTGGACTTTATCAGGATTTGCGCCTACAATCCCTGACGCAATTAATGGAACTGGACTTTCCTGGCTATGCTATTGGTGGCCTTAGTGTTGGAGAGCCGCCTTGTCAAATGTATGAGGTGATTGAAAATCTGGCCCCCCATATGCCTGCGGATCGTCCACGCTATCTGATGGGAGTGGGGACGCCGGTGGATCTGGTGGAGGCGGTAGCGCGGGGCGTGGACATGTTTGACTGCGTTATGCCTACTCGCAATGCTCGAAATGGGACGCTCTTTACCTCTACGGGAAAACTCAATATCAAGAATGCCCGCTACGCCGATGACCATGAGCCGGTGGATGCCCGGTGCGAATGTTATACTTGTCGCACTTTTTCACGCGGTTATTTGCGGCACTTGTACCGTACCGGCGAAATTTTGGGATTGCGCTTGAATTCCCTGCACAATATTCACTACTATATCAACCTTATGCAGCAGATACGCGGTGCTATTTTAGAAAATCGCTTTGATGTGCTGCGGGATTCGGTGCTTGATATCTATAAGTAG
- the yajC gene encoding preprotein translocase subunit YajC, whose product MESFSALIPLVLMFAIFWFLIIAPQRKQRKQHQEMVNNLQVGDEILTAGGFFGHITRVEPDVIFVKLGQNMEAKLRRPNVAEVVRKASHTAE is encoded by the coding sequence ATGGAATCTTTCTCCGCCCTCATTCCCCTCGTTCTGATGTTTGCTATCTTTTGGTTTTTGATTATTGCCCCTCAACGCAAGCAGCGCAAGCAGCACCAGGAAATGGTGAACAACTTGCAAGTTGGGGATGAAATTTTGACTGCCGGTGGTTTTTTTGGCCACATTACCCGGGTTGAGCCCGACGTGATATTTGTCAAGCTTGGACAGAACATGGAAGCCAAGCTGCGCCGTCCCAATGTAGCTGAAGTGGTTCGTAAAGCCAGTCATACTGCAGAATAA
- a CDS encoding glycosyltransferase — protein MIKVDLHLHSSASSRGAGFFSEKLQVQESYVTPRQVYDTLFERGMNLFTITDHDSIDGCLEIAHLPGAFISEEVTTYFPEDRCKIHVIALDINEEIHRELQRLRYNVYELVDYLQASGLPTIVSSIGATRENLKPGVTGYVIEDNNPFSYAEKVRELLDTPAKLSKMRQQAIEHMADKGERELLMEMVQKLSLGKVKLRAGE, from the coding sequence ATGATCAAAGTTGATCTCCATCTCCACTCTTCCGCCTCCAGCCGTGGGGCGGGTTTTTTTTCCGAAAAACTGCAAGTCCAGGAAAGCTACGTCACGCCCCGCCAAGTGTATGATACCCTTTTTGAGCGGGGCATGAACTTGTTCACCATCACCGACCACGACAGCATCGACGGTTGTCTGGAGATCGCCCACCTGCCGGGAGCCTTCATCAGCGAGGAGGTCACGACCTACTTCCCTGAAGACCGCTGCAAGATTCATGTGATTGCCCTGGATATCAATGAAGAGATACATCGGGAGCTGCAGCGCCTGCGCTACAATGTGTACGAACTGGTGGACTACCTGCAGGCCAGCGGCCTGCCCACCATCGTCTCGTCCATCGGAGCCACCAGGGAAAACCTCAAGCCGGGCGTTACCGGCTACGTGATCGAAGACAACAACCCCTTCTCCTACGCCGAAAAAGTGCGGGAACTGCTGGATACCCCAGCCAAGCTGAGCAAAATGCGCCAGCAAGCCATAGAGCACATGGCCGACAAGGGTGAACGGGAACTGCTGATGGAGATGGTGCAAAAGCTGTCGCTGGGAAAGGTGAAGCTGCGGGCTGGGGAGTGA
- a CDS encoding YeeE/YedE thiosulfate transporter family protein: MKSKAWLKPYVYGALAGLLLVLSVAIAGQFFGTSTSYPRMATWLIDLIGIDLGYLAFYQVRDGALTGAAFPNWQLLFVVGIGLGAFLSSMATKTFKAERLPPMWVDRFGDRLGLRVVHSIFGGILVMVGARMAGGCPSGHGVSGVSQLGVSSLLALTMFFVGGIITARILYGRRSS; encoded by the coding sequence ATGAAAAGTAAAGCATGGTTGAAGCCTTATGTTTATGGAGCACTGGCAGGGCTTTTGCTGGTACTGAGCGTTGCGATAGCAGGGCAGTTCTTCGGAACTTCCACGAGTTATCCGCGTATGGCCACATGGCTGATTGATTTGATTGGTATAGACTTGGGCTACCTGGCCTTTTATCAAGTGCGCGATGGTGCTCTCACGGGAGCCGCCTTCCCAAACTGGCAGCTTCTCTTTGTTGTTGGCATTGGGTTGGGAGCCTTCCTCAGCTCCATGGCAACAAAGACGTTCAAAGCTGAGCGCCTGCCTCCTATGTGGGTCGACCGGTTTGGTGACCGTCTGGGGCTGAGAGTAGTTCACTCAATTTTTGGCGGCATACTGGTGATGGTAGGCGCCCGCATGGCGGGGGGCTGCCCAAGTGGCCATGGAGTGAGTGGCGTAAGCCAACTGGGTGTCAGTAGCTTGCTGGCTCTGACTATGTTTTTCGTCGGGGGGATAATTACCGCGCGCATTCTTTATGGCAGGAGATCATCATGA
- the glnA gene encoding type I glutamate--ammonia ligase, whose protein sequence is MFKSIDEAIKYIRDNDVKAVDFRFTDLFGVWQHITIASQEVDEETLEVGLGFDGSSIRGWCEIHNSDMSFVPDVTSAFIDPFFRRKTVVFFCDIVDPVTTEKYDRDPRNIAAKAVNYLKQSGIGDTCFVGPEAEFFIFDDVRFDQSQQHGFYFLNSEEGVWNTGFDEGPNLQYKPQFKGGYFPVPPTDKSHELRSEMVEVMEQLGIVVEAHHHEVATAGQAEIDVRFTDLLKQADLMQMYKYVVRNVATRNNKTVTFMAKPIYGDNGNGMHCHQSIWKDGQPLFSGSGYAGLSQEALWYLGGIIKHAKTIAAFTNPTTNSYKRLVPGFEAPNKLAYSSRNRSAAIRIPIVSSPKARRIEVRFPDPTANPYLAFSVMLMAGLDGIENKIDPGDPLDKNIYDLDPVELANIPSMPTSLEESLQALENDHEFMLKGDVFTPDIIEIWADYKRNNEILPLSLRPHPHEFNMYYSY, encoded by the coding sequence ATGTTTAAAAGTATCGATGAAGCCATCAAGTATATCCGCGACAACGACGTTAAAGCCGTTGATTTCCGTTTCACCGACCTGTTCGGCGTATGGCAGCATATCACCATCGCTTCCCAGGAAGTAGACGAAGAAACCCTGGAAGTTGGCCTGGGATTTGACGGATCTTCCATCCGCGGCTGGTGCGAAATCCACAACTCCGACATGAGCTTTGTGCCCGACGTAACTTCCGCTTTTATAGACCCCTTTTTCCGCCGCAAAACCGTGGTCTTCTTCTGTGATATCGTCGATCCGGTAACCACAGAAAAGTATGACCGCGATCCGCGCAACATTGCCGCCAAAGCCGTCAACTACCTCAAGCAAAGTGGCATTGGCGACACCTGCTTTGTCGGACCCGAAGCTGAGTTCTTCATCTTTGACGACGTGCGCTTCGACCAGTCGCAGCAGCACGGCTTCTACTTCCTCAACTCTGAAGAAGGCGTCTGGAACACCGGCTTTGACGAAGGCCCCAACCTGCAGTACAAACCCCAGTTCAAGGGTGGTTACTTCCCCGTCCCACCCACCGACAAGTCTCACGAGCTGCGCTCCGAAATGGTAGAAGTGATGGAACAGCTCGGCATCGTCGTAGAGGCTCACCACCACGAAGTTGCCACCGCCGGCCAGGCCGAAATCGACGTCCGCTTCACCGACCTGCTCAAGCAGGCCGACCTCATGCAAATGTACAAGTACGTTGTGCGCAACGTCGCTACCCGCAACAATAAAACCGTTACCTTTATGGCTAAGCCCATCTACGGTGACAACGGCAACGGCATGCACTGCCACCAGTCCATCTGGAAAGATGGCCAGCCCCTCTTCAGCGGCTCCGGCTACGCTGGCCTGAGCCAGGAGGCCCTCTGGTACCTGGGCGGCATCATCAAGCACGCCAAAACCATCGCCGCATTCACCAACCCCACCACCAACTCCTACAAGCGACTGGTGCCCGGCTTCGAAGCACCCAACAAACTGGCCTACAGCTCACGCAACCGCTCCGCCGCCATCCGTATACCCATCGTTTCGTCGCCCAAAGCGCGCCGCATTGAAGTACGGTTCCCCGACCCCACCGCCAACCCCTACCTGGCGTTCTCGGTTATGCTTATGGCCGGACTCGACGGCATCGAAAACAAAATCGATCCCGGCGATCCATTGGACAAAAACATCTACGACCTTGACCCAGTGGAACTGGCCAACATCCCCTCCATGCCCACTTCGCTGGAGGAGTCACTGCAGGCCCTGGAAAACGACCACGAGTTCATGCTCAAGGGCGACGTATTCACCCCCGACATCATCGAAATCTGGGCCGACTACAAGCGCAACAACGAGATCCTTCCCCTCTCATTGCGCCCTCACCCCCACGAATTCAACATGTACTACTCCTACTGA